ATCTGGTATTTAAAGATATGGTGggcacaatttattttattaaaaagaaaaatggctttgTTATAACTTGAAGCTGCAGCTTGGTTCTCTTCAGCAGCTCAGTAGCATACCCTTTGGAATCTAGCGCAGGATGCCCCATATGGATGATACTACGATATAGTTTGGCACAGTTTCCTGGAATATACTCTGGAAAAAATGGAATATGGGATTCTATTTGTTCTTGGATGTTATTCCTGAAAAGTTGCTTTTATCCCCCACATTCTGCTTGCAATAGGAATGGTTTACCCCAGAAAATAGAGTTGGTTCTGCTTGATCCTAACTTCTGTTCATAATCTATTGTCACAAGAACTGTTGCACTATGGCATCATCCTGCACTTCTTGGTTAATGTATACCACCCTGCGACACATTACCTTCTCATCATCCAAAACAATGCTAGTATAAGAAATACATACACCATGGATGGATGCCTCCCATGTGATCCACAGCTTTTCACATTACCTCAGCAGGTTGCTGCCATTATTCTTAACATGAACAGACTTCATGAAATACATCTAGTCTATTGAATATTTTTGCTTTTGGTCACCAACATTCAGATAccgtatgtttatttgttttgtaagCAAAAGGTAAATATGTGGCTAATTTCCAGTTaaaattcaaaattttgcaacaataaatatttctttttttctttttgtaaggaaagaagggaaaaaagagtaaaATTTTGACccacttttcacattttaaaagccaaactAAAAAAGAGTTGTGTTCCAagtacagaaaaaaacaacaatattttatttataatcttATTTTAGTGCTTGAACTACAAATCCTGGTTCTAGAATTGTTTAAAAGATCATGGGTTTTATAGATGCCTACATGAAAATTAATTTCTTGgactttccccccccttcttccacaGAATGGTCCCTTCAGGAAATACAGAACAGGTCATTAagtgaaaaaaattgaaaggaaaatattttgttatttttgttgttgctcctTGATTGTTCTTGTGAATCTACTACTAACATCCATTTCCCTGTTGAACTATTTCAAAAAGGgcatgagaagaaaatgaaatgagaaaagacaaaatagacCGAATCTCACCACTAGAATTCACCATAAAAATTCCCAAAGCGTTAACAGAATTCTTACAAAAATTCCTAGACCAGTTCTTTAGAGAATCAAGTTGTTCTATGAAAAATATGGCAAATGGGGttgggaaaggggaagaagaaggggaagggaaagaagtAGGGTAAATAAGTGCAGCAAAAAGAGGTTCTGAGGAATACACATAATTTTGTCTGCTTTCGCTCACAATagaatttttaataaataaatttctttttttgtaaagacACTTTTTTTGAAACAGTAGATTTAGCCCAGTcatttgtgtcattttttttaataaactgtcTTTTTGTTTAAATTCCCCCTTAAATTTGTAAATGTTTTAGATCTGAGTCTCTTGCACATTGTCTTTTGAGTTCATTCGGATCAATAATGGTTCATGCACTGAACTGTGTATTGAATTTATTGTGTTAACTGTTGTTGTGTGGTTGAAAGGAGACTTATAAGAGTTATAATGATTTAGGTGCTCATGCTCTATTGCTGGCATGGGCAAATGACTTTCTATAGGCGTGTCACCTGTGAGCTCTTCATCCACATTAATGATCTCTACAGTTCGTGTTGGAGCATGGTGGTTTTGCCGATGATGTTGTTTTCTCATTTTGTAGAAAATGACCAACATCACTGCAGCCATAAGGGTGATTGCCACAAAACAACCAATTATGATTTTGGTAGTCTTCATAACCTCATCTATTCCTGGAATCCCATTGCTTGAATCTGTCACAGGGAGGGTGAATGTTTTTTCCGTTGACCTTGTGCTCTGTGGTGTGAGAGAGGTTGTTGCATTTGTGGTGTCCCATTCAATAGGTGGTGTGGGCCAAACCTGCTCTGTGGTCCGCGCCTCATCCTGAGAAGGTTCCACGGTTTCTACGGTGATGGTTGAAAAATAAGTAATACACTCCTGTGCGGTTACATTGAGTGTTGCAGAAGCTGTGGTATTCCCAACAGAATTACTCACCAAGCATGTATACAACCCCGTGTCTTGCGCGGTCACTCTTGTAAAATTTAATGTGCCATCACTGAGCACAGAAATCCGAACCCTATAAGCCCCATGTGTTATAACAGACCCATTTGGAGTAATCCATGATATAGAGGTTAGGGATGTAGACGCTCGGCATTTCAGCTCCGCAGCCATGCCTTCTGTGACGTTGAGGTCTGTTGGTGGCTCCACAATCACAGGAGCGTAGCACGTGAAATAATTCAGGTCCAGCTCACCAATATATCTTCCTTTCAAGCTGGGAGGTGTGTTGCAACGGGCACAGCATGCAGTGTTGGAGGGTGCTTTGTCTTTGATCCACCAGCTGAGCCACAGGATATCACAGTTGCAGTTCCAAGGGTTGTGATGCAGGTGGATTCTTTCCAGTCGGAGAGGTGTGAAGAGGTCATGAGGCAGTAGTGTTAGATTGTTGTGGGACAGGTTGATCTCTACAAGTGACTGAAGGTTATCAAAGGCATTCCTTTCAATCACTTGAATCTGGGACTGGATCAGCCACAATTTTTGAAGGTGCATTAATCCTTGAAAGGACCCTGGCTTGATAGAAGTTAAGTGGTTCCCAGAAAGATCTAGCTCATCCAGTTTTACAAGTGGCGTGAGGTTAGGAATCTCCCGAAGGTTGCACATAGCAAGGTTCAAATACCTCAAATTAGACAGACCTTCAAAGGCACCTTCCGAGATATATGAAAGCCTTTTTAATTCTCCCAAATCCAACCTTCGCAGAGAAGGGATTCTATTAAAAGCATATGAAGGAATACTCTCAATGGGGTTGTTTCGCAACCAAAGCTCCTTCAGTTTTGACAAATACACAAAAGCCCCATTTGGGATGGTGCTAAGACGATTGTCAAAAAGTTCCAAAGTATTGAGATTAGCCAGACCATTGAAGGCCCCTATTTCAATTGTTCTAATGTGATTCCTGCTCAGCTGTAAGACTTCTAGGTGCCTCAGGTGCTTGAAGCTATTCACCTTAATGATTTGGATCTGGTTCTCATGGAGATTCAATAAGCGTGTATTGGTGGAGATGGAGTCAGGGACCTCTCTCAGGTTTTttctcacacaaattactttgctAAACTGATTGCTACAGGAACAGACTGAAGGGCAAGTCTGAGCTCTGACCAAACCAGCGACCACAAGAAGTTGAAGAGCCAACAGCACTACAAGCAAGGGGTCAAACAGGGCCCTGTTAAACCTAGGACCTATCATTATCTGCTGTGGATGTAAGGTCATCTTGTTCAACATTCATAATTTATTTCGTGTTGGTCCTTCAGGAGTTCCAATAGTCtgtaagaaaagagaaagaaagaaaagaataaatcATTAAAATCTGCCCCCAATATCACTGCACATCTCTTCACTGCGCATCTTCTTCCTTGCATATGTTCATAAACGACACTTTATAAATAATCAAAACATACAAGTTCCCACATGCTAGATATACATTTCTGGGGAAATGCTATTCCTACAAATGAAGTTGAAAATTTCACTTTTGCTCCTAAGAAGTTGAACCCTTTTCTTCACCTATGTGGAATTTTTAGTTAAAAGAAAATTAGGTATAAACTCAAATGTAATCCTAATTTGTAGAATAGCCTTTTGactagatcagtgcttcccaaccttggttccccagatgttctgcagcttccagaaatcccggtgagcacagctggtagtgaaggcttctggaagttttactccaagaacatttagggacctaaggttgggaaccactggattagatacTAGACATCatgagattgattgatttattgatttagcATTTCTTgacccaaaagaaaaaaaaaacccttaaaaacagGTTAAAAAACTAAAACCCAGTTTGAAAAGTCACAACTCTTTGCAAATGTGTTAAGTGAGATAAAATTATTCAGCAGAAGAATACATGACAAAACAAGAGTGTGATACACATGCTGCCTGCTTATAACCTGAAATGCCATCAGGATTAAACTACTCATATCACATAAATTTAATATTATCTTTGTATCATTTAAATGGAAATTACAAATAtgacttttaattaatttttaaaaaatcacattataTCAATGGTTAATGCAAACTTATTGTTAGGAAACTCTTTAAAGAAGAACATCCATAAAACCATGCATGGTAATGATTTAGGATTTCATTCTCATTGGCTGTGTTTCAGTCTTGCTATTGAACACAGAAACCATTATTTGACAGCCAGCATCAGTTCTTAGACGagcttctaaaaataaaaatagggacTTAAAGAAGTCTCCTTCAGAAATATTAGAGTACAGCAACCCAGCTGAACAGATCTGGAAATTTAATATTCTTTATTCAGATACCAAGTGCCTAAAATATGGCATCCAGAACAGCTTATCATGAGGATCCTCATCACTTCGGGAAGAACTTCCAAACTCATCCAATGCAAAGTACTGGGCCTTTTtctttgtatgtttgtgtttgcATATGGGCATGGATATATAAATACAGGGGAATTTGAACAGTGGCTAATCTTTTTAGCAAGTATGCTTCAAGGGAAATGCATAAAACCAGGATACCAACATCTACCTTCCAGCCCTTGAGTGACTTTGCTTCTGGTTCGCTAAGCCTATCAAGTATATGGCTAGAGAGGCAGACTTGAGTGTGAGCCTAATTAGATTATGCCATAATCAGATCTATCAATCCTCTGCCCTGttgcctttgtttcttttatttcctcATGCCACAATGGAATACAATGTAAAACTGAGAAACAGTTCAGGAAAAGCTTCTATTAACTTGGTTTCAGGTGCTGACAACATGGTTATTGTTTGATTACTTCAGGAGAACAGATAAAAAGAAGATTCGGGGAAGTGCTGAACTAAGCATCAGCTCTTTCCCCCCACTAAACAGACTCATCCTGATTTCCTAATACACCCTCTCCTATCCTCCTTTTTGGCCACAACAGCAAAGAAACTCTCATTAGTAAATGTGAGCTAAACACAGGAATAAAAAATGGC
The Pogona vitticeps strain Pit_001003342236 chromosome 1, PviZW2.1, whole genome shotgun sequence genome window above contains:
- the LRRC4C gene encoding leucine-rich repeat-containing protein 4C, yielding MLNKMTLHPQQIMIGPRFNRALFDPLLVVLLALQLLVVAGLVRAQTCPSVCSCSNQFSKVICVRKNLREVPDSISTNTRLLNLHENQIQIIKVNSFKHLRHLEVLQLSRNHIRTIEIGAFNGLANLNTLELFDNRLSTIPNGAFVYLSKLKELWLRNNPIESIPSYAFNRIPSLRRLDLGELKRLSYISEGAFEGLSNLRYLNLAMCNLREIPNLTPLVKLDELDLSGNHLTSIKPGSFQGLMHLQKLWLIQSQIQVIERNAFDNLQSLVEINLSHNNLTLLPHDLFTPLRLERIHLHHNPWNCNCDILWLSWWIKDKAPSNTACCARCNTPPSLKGRYIGELDLNYFTCYAPVIVEPPTDLNVTEGMAAELKCRASTSLTSISWITPNGSVITHGAYRVRISVLSDGTLNFTRVTAQDTGLYTCLVSNSVGNTTASATLNVTAQECITYFSTITVETVEPSQDEARTTEQVWPTPPIEWDTTNATTSLTPQSTRSTEKTFTLPVTDSSNGIPGIDEVMKTTKIIIGCFVAITLMAAVMLVIFYKMRKQHHRQNHHAPTRTVEIINVDEELTGDTPIESHLPMPAIEHEHLNHYNSYKSPFNHTTTVNTINSIHSSVHEPLLIRMNSKDNVQETQI